The following is a genomic window from Candidatus Kryptoniota bacterium.
ATGGGGGTAAAATCATGAGCTTCTTGGCGCAGTGATGAGACTCGGCCGAAGTGATAAGCATGCTTCTGATTTCGAATTTGTACCATGATAGGCTTCTTCAAGCGAGAGCGTTGTCTCTGCCTCAAAATCTTCTCCTTTGATTGCGTAAGTCTTCCTTCTTCGTCTCTGGCCGCGCTCTTGCCCAAAAAGGAATTCAAAGAGATCGGCTGTGCCTTCATCCGCAAACATCGCATCGAAATCTTCACGGCTCATCCGATGTGTTTTGGCGCCTTGATCACTCGCATATCTCGACCAGTCGAATCCTCCTGGTTGTGCTCCAGCTTCCTGATAGTGCTTCCAATCTTCGCCGAATTGATCGTACTTCTTCCGCTTTTCCGGATCGCTAAGGACTTCATTTGCTTCGTTCACTTCTTTGAACTTCTCCTCGGCGACTTTATCTCCCTTGGTTCTGTCCGGATGGTACTTAAGAGCAAGCTTTCGGTATACGCTCTTGATTTCCTCTGGTGTTGCATTTTTTGTGACACCTAACACTTTGTAATAGTCTTTGTAATTCATCTGCCTCTAACCTATGATCTATTTTTCATCAATACAGTTAAAGAGAACAGACAGGACTGACCTACCCTCCAATCATATATATCAATGTAAAGCAAGTGACCAGGGGTAATTCAAGAAGCGATCCCTATACAATCTGGATCATTCTTTGAGGCAAGAGAATGATAGCCGGCCTCTGATCAGCTTTGCTCCCCGATCGGAACGATGACCCGAGCTGCCAAGGAAGCCAATGCGTCTATTAACTAACCATAAGGTCCGGGAATGGTCTCGATCACTGTCGAGACCTGGAAGATTCAGTCATGTTGTTGAACAATAAGTAGAATACTCGTGGTTCTTTATCAGAATGGTTCACAACCTTCCGTTGCAATCACGAAAGATGGTTAATGTCTCCTATCTCGCCTGGTGCGATTGTTACTCCAGGTTGAGGATCTCCGTCTCGAGAATTCTTATGGGTCTGCATTCCACGCGCGGAGTGTGTTAGACTTGCCCTTCAGTCAAAGGGGAACACGTTGATTTTTGTATTTCCAGGAAGGGTATTTGAAGATTGGCCTCGTGCCGTAAAACAACACTCGCTTTCCTTGAGCTATAGATACCCCGCTTCCATCTGCAATTACCAGCCTTCCTTGAGCTTGAAACACGCCATTGATGCGAATGCTGTCTCCCGATTTGAATACGAGTTGAAACACGGGCATTGTGTCAGCGCTTACAATCTCAAGTGCGGTACCGCTGTAATTCCCATCCCAAAGATTGGGCAAATTATAAACCACATTTCGCCTGATACGGATTGGTGGCAAGTCAGATCCCGAAAAAATATCCGCATCGAGGTACAGTTTTCCCCTGTCCACGTAGATTGCAAACGGAAATTCTGAGCGGGATGTTGAGAGCGAATCATGTGTTGCCTGCTCCAATTGCTTCTTCGTGTAAGTAAACGAGACCCCTTCTCCGCCGCCGAAAATCACGGTAAGTTCGTCCGAATTGAACGGGTATCCCGAAGAGAAATGAGAGAGTTGCGTCATGTTCTGTTTAGGGAGAAGTGGTCCGAATACTTGAGGCCGAGTCAAATAGACCAAAATTATCATGACGCCGATGACCGGAACGATAAAATACTTGTATTGGTAAATAATTCTATTGAGAATTTCAAAATGCGTCCCGACGGCAATCGATAAGATTGCGAAAAAGAATAATACGACGCCGAATGTTCCCTGAATCAACTCACCCGCAAGAAGAAGTACGATCCCGCTTGCTCCGACCAAAACACCGGGCAGATTGCGTGGCTTTCTATGGGCAACATAGACATCACTGTGGTACTTTTTGGATCTAAGGATTTTTCTAAAATCGTGAGGATGATACTCGAGAGGTTGGCGGTTTCTGTATTGGACCGGTTTCATCGACTAAAAGTAATCATTGAGCTTACAGTTCCCTATCAAATCAAGGATGATACACTCCGGAGAAACGATAGTCATTCTTCATTCGTACCAGGAGAGGACGCTGAATGTTCCTGTGACTGGATAATAAGGAGGTCCGACACTCGAAAATCTCGGATCGAATCTATAATCCGGATCGTACCCGTACGTACCTGTTGGGTCAGAGGTCACGCCGAGATAACTGTTCGAAATGGATCCGTAAACATGGACTGAACCTAAATTCGTGTAGGATGTTCTCGCATCGTAGTAGCACTGGAAAGTTCCGTTCTGGGCATAAATTGCCGCTTCAATTAGCGGATTTACAGGAGGATACGAAGGGCTGATGCCCAGGTATGCGTTGTTGCTTTCCACAAGAACGTTGTTCTGTGCCACGATGCCAATTAAGTCTGAACTGCCGGGATTCGTCCTTGGATCAGAACTGCACGACACATTTCCGCTTATATATATGTTGCCAAAGCCGGTGAAGGAGCTTCCTCCGGCGGCGACAGTCATCTGGCCGTTCACGGTGCCCTGAACATGGAGGTTACCATTATTGACGAAGATGACTCCATTTGGAGCGAATGAGGATAATGAAATTGTCGTGTCGACCGGATGCATGTTTGTATGAAAAGTCACCGTCGCGTTCGAGTTGAGTGTCATGTACACATCGAACGGTGCCGGGCTGCTTGGGTTGTTGATCACTTTTCCTCCGGCAGTGGCAGCAGCCTGAACATTCGAAACTCCCGAAGCAGGCATCGAAATACTCACACCGGATAGATACGGACCGTAGATGATAGGTGTTCCTCCGCCGGTAATATCGTTCTTGCTCGTGACTTTTCCGTAAAAGACCGGCGTCCCTTCAACATTGAACGTCCCTTCGCTATGGAAGCTTCCCCAGATTGTGTCGCCCGAGTCCCATGAAAGATTGTTCATTGTCCCCGTGTACAAACCAAATGTCGAGAAATAGTTCGGTCCGAACTCTACTTTGACAGTATCTGTG
Proteins encoded in this region:
- a CDS encoding DnaJ domain-containing protein; this encodes MNYKDYYKVLGVTKNATPEEIKSVYRKLALKYHPDRTKGDKVAEEKFKEVNEANEVLSDPEKRKKYDQFGEDWKHYQEAGAQPGGFDWSRYASDQGAKTHRMSREDFDAMFADEGTADLFEFLFGQERGQRRRRKTYAIKGEDFEAETTLSLEEAYHGTNSKSEACLSLRPSLITAPRSS